Part of the Ignavibacterium album JCM 16511 genome, TTTTTTTCAAGAAAAGAAAATTTCTGAAAATGATTTTATTATCGGAATACATCCTGGTTGTGCTACTCTGAAAAATCATATTAAACGAAGATGGGAACCGGAAAAATTCTCACAACTAGCCAACTTATTAATTAAAAATTATTCTGCTAAGATTTTAATTTTTGGCGGACCTGAAGAATCTGAGCTAAAAAGACAAGTTAAGAATAATATTCATTCAGACTATACAATTATTATTGAAACAGATACATTGAATCAATCCTCTGCAATTATGAAAAGATGTGATTTGTTTATTACTAATGACTCAGCACTAATGCACATTGCATCTGCTTTATCGCTTCCGATAGTTGCTATTATTGGTCCGACGAATGTTAGTTACATTCACCCATGGAAAACAAAATATAAAATCGCCTCGCTCAATCTGGAATGCTCGCCATGTTTCTTCTATTCTCCCAAACCATTAACCTGCAAAAGAGACGATGTAAAGTTCAAATGTATTAAAGAACTTACCGTAGAAAATGTCTTAACCGTAGTTAGTTCAATGATAGAAGAACTAAATCTTTTCAAGTAATTTTAAGTTTGCTTTTCAGATAGGTAACTATTTCATCAATACTTTCACAAGGTTTTACTATTCCGGTTTCTCTTCCCTCAAATTGCATTTGTTTATCCAATACTTCAACAACTGTCTTCCACATTTCTGAATGACAAACAATCGGTTTTGGCGGTTGAAGTTTTTTATTAGCATATTCCCAAACTGCAGCAAGTTCAAGAAAAGTACCTGTTCCACCTTGAAGAACTATATAAGCATCACCCATTTCAATCAGCTTTTCAATCCTTTCAAAAAGAGTTTTGCCTCTTACTTCGATCGTGATGAAGGGATTAGGAGTTGAACTCCAGATATCAACAGTTACTGCATAAACCAATCCGCCTTTATCATAAGCACCTTTGGATGCAGCTTCCATAATACCGGCATATCCACCTGTGCAAATATTAAATCCTTCCTCTGCCAGCCGTGAACCGAGTTGATAAGCAAACTCATATTGCGGATCACCCGGTTTTGGTTTGGCACTTCCGAAAATTGTAACAGTTCTTTCCATATTTTTTAGGACAAAAATAATCTGATGTTACTTAATATCTAAGCGTTTGTAGTTGCATAAAGATGTGAAGGAATCAGTTATATATAGTGCAGTTTATGTTGATCAGAAATGTGGGAATAAGGTATAAGTAAAAGTTGATAATCACACTATTCAAGAATTCATTCATTCGTTCAATCATTCAACAAAAAAGGCGAGCATTAAACTCGCCTTCTGACTAAGTTTAATGAAAAAATTAATTCGCTTTATTTGATCCGACTATATTAACATTTACTTCAATATTTTCAGCAACCTTCTGTCCAACGATTTTATTTTTAACTCCAAAATCGGAAAGATTAACATTAAAAGTTGCTTTTACACCGAGTAAATCACCAGGAGCTCTCATCTTTGTTTGTTCACTTTCGTCAAGATAAGTTAATGTAGCATCAGCTGTTATTTCTTTGGTTTTTCCTTTTAATGTGAAATCACCAACAACTTTTATCTGAAGTTGATTGTCAGTTACTTGTTTTACTTCTTTTACACTTTTTATTGTAAATGTAATTTCAGGATATTTATCAGCATCTAACCAGTCGGCACTTCTAAGATGTTCATCTCTTAAATCTATTCCGGTTTTAATGGATGCAGTTGAAACTGAAATCTTTCCTTTGAGCGATTTAATATCATTTAAATTAAAAGTAATATTGCCTTTAACATCATTTGATAGTCCTCTTATATCTTCAAGAGGAGTTGTACTAAAAAACGATGCCTGATTTCTTCCGCCTCTATCAGCAAAGTTAAATGTTTGCTCCCCACTAGCTTTTACTTTAAATCCCTGAGCAAATGAGATTGATGTGAACAGAAAAATTAATAATGTAACCGATGACAAGATTTTTTTCATTGTGATTCCTTTCTTTTGTTTTTGAATATGAAAATTAAAACTCCTGTTATAACTGCAATTACTGCTGAAATAGCTCCGGCGTAATCGAGACCTAGAACAAATTTATCTTCGTATTGTTTATTCTCAACTCCAAGCATTCTGTCCAGTTCAGTGGTTTTATCAACAAGAACCTGTGTTTTGGTAAAGATTTCGCCTCCCTGACTATACCAATATCCTAACACAACTAGTATGAGAATAATTCCAATTATTAAAACTCTCTTTTGATTTTTATTCATTTTTTCCTCTAAAGTGTATAAAAGGTTTAATAGCTCAGTGCTAATAGTTAAATTTGAATGAGAAAAGAGACAAATTTTTAATTGTCAGTTGTATGTTATAACACACAAACATTAAAGTCAAGTTCAATTTTAATCACTCTTTTCTTTGAGGGAATTCTTAAATGTCAACTCAATATGATATAATTTTTATTGGCGGTGGAATTGTCGGAACTGCCTCTGCATTAAAACTTCTTGAAAAAAAGAAACTAAGAATTCTTTTACTTGAAGCAGAAGACTCCCTAGCAAAACATCAAACAGGGAATAACAGCGGAGTTATTCATTCCGGACTTTATTATAAGCCCGGTTCATTGAAAGCGTTAAATTGTACTCGTGGAAGAGAAATGCTTTATCAATTTTGTGAAGAGCATTCTATCCCTCATCAAAGATGTGGAAAAATTGTTGTAGCGACTGATGAATCAGAATTACCACAATTAAAGATGCTTGAAGAACGAGGGATTGCCAATGGATTAGTTGGAATTAAGAGATTAACAAAAGAAGAAATTAAAGAATATGAACCTTATTCAAATGGAATTGAAGCATTGTATGTTCCGCAAACAGGAATTGTTGATTATGTTGCTGTTACAAATAAGTACGCAAAACTGATCATAAAAAACGGTGCCGAAATAAAATTAAATTCTAAAGTCGTTAGCATAAAAGTTAACTGTAACCAAATTGTTGTCTGTACTGAAGAAGATGAATTCAAAAGCAAATATCTTGTAAACTGTGGAGGATTATTTTCAGACAAAATTGCCAGGATAAGTGGAATAAATCCGGATGTTAAAATTATTCCTTTTCGTGGTGAGTATTATGAACTAAAAGAAGAAAAACAGTATCTGGTTAAAAATTTAATTTATCCTGTACCCGACCCGCAGTTTCCATTTCTCGGTGTTCACTTCACAAGGATGATTCGTGGTGGAGTTGAGGCCGGACCGAATGCAGTTCTTGCATTCAAAAGAACAGGTTACAAAAAATCTGATGTTGATATCTCGCATTTGGTTGAGATGTTGCTCTATCCCGGATTCTGGAAAATGGCAAGAAAGCATTACAGAATGGGTTTTGAAGAGTTCAAAAGATCATTCAGTAAAAAACTTTTTGTAAAATCTTTACAGAAGTTGATATCAGAACTAACTGAAGATGATATTATTCCTGGCGACGCAGGCGTCAGAGCACAAGCTTTGGATCGTAACGGAAAATTACTTGACGATTTCAGAATAATTCAAACCGATAAAATGATTCATGTTCTTAATGCACCATCTCCTGCTGCAACTGCCTCTTTGAGTATTGGAGATACTATTTCCGAAATGATAATTAAAACCTTCAAATTGAATTAAAATGAAAATTGACTTAACTACAATTATTAAGAGCTCTCTAACTTCTCATCCTAAGTTAAAGGAAAATTTTAAATCTGCTCTGAATAAAATTCATAAAGTAAAAGAGAAGCCTTCAATACAAATAGGTTTTGAAGGAATTGTTTCTGAAATCAAAAAAGATATTTTAATAGAAGATTTAACTCAGATAATTGAAGCACAAACCTTTGAGCGCGCAAAGTATTATGTTAATCGTTTAATAAAAGGAATAACCGAAGTAAAGCAATCAAAGATAAATGATTTGAACCTGAATCGCTGGAAAGAATATGATGATTTAATAACTGATAGTTTATGGATATTTAATAAACGAGATAAATCAGGAGCTCACAATGCTGGTTATTGGGGAAATTTCATCCCGCAAATTCCGAATCAGTTGTTAAAAAGATTTACAAAAAAAGGCGATTGGGTACTTGATCCTTTTGCAGGTAGCGGAACCACTTTAATCGAGTGTAAAAAACTTGGCAGGAATGCGTTGGGAATTGATTTGTCTGATAAAGCAATAAATCTTTGTAATGAGAATCTAGGCAAGGAAAAAAAATCTTTCGATGTTTCTGTTGAAACATTAACTGCAGATAGCTCAGAAGTAGATTTAAAAAAATTTTTAATCAAATATCAGATTAAATATTTTCAGTTTATCATTATGCATCCTCCCTATTGGGACATTATTAAATTCACGAGTGAAAAAAAAGATTTATCTAATGCAGCTACGACAGAGGAATTTTTGAAAATGTTTGGAAAAGTCTTGGATAATATCTTCCCATTTTTAGAAAAGAAAAGGCATCTTGCCGTGGTGATTGGAGATAAATATTCAAACGGTGAATGGGTTCCCCTTGGATTTCTTATAATGGAGGAAGTGTTAAGAAGAAATTTCAAACTCAAATCTATAATAGTAAAGAATTTTGAAGATACTACCGCAAAAAGAAATCAAAAAGAATTATGGAGATACAGAGCATTGGTTGGTGGATTTTACATTTTCAAACATGAATACATTTTTTTATTTCAAAAAAGATAAAATCCGTTTTGTATAACGAACTACTTCAAATACAATCCGAATTACAAAAACGATTATCCATTCCCTATAAATGGAATCAAAGACAGAATGACTATTTTGATGAAAAAAC contains:
- a CDS encoding glycosyltransferase family 9 protein; protein product: MKILIMALSGIGDALMFTPALKILRQELPNSEIDVLVMFGGAKDIFKNNPNVNNLIHFNFINEGTIRSLRFVLSLRKKYDVIINVYPSNRKEYNLISFLIGAKKRVAVDYLRMNKQNFGWLNNITIKENDSLHNVQTNIRMIEKLIDKKIPEEPKLELFLTEEDLNYAESFFQEKKISENDFIIGIHPGCATLKNHIKRRWEPEKFSQLANLLIKNYSAKILIFGGPEESELKRQVKNNIHSDYTIIIETDTLNQSSAIMKRCDLFITNDSALMHIASALSLPIVAIIGPTNVSYIHPWKTKYKIASLNLECSPCFFYSPKPLTCKRDDVKFKCIKELTVENVLTVVSSMIEELNLFK
- a CDS encoding DNA methyltransferase; translation: MKIDLTTIIKSSLTSHPKLKENFKSALNKIHKVKEKPSIQIGFEGIVSEIKKDILIEDLTQIIEAQTFERAKYYVNRLIKGITEVKQSKINDLNLNRWKEYDDLITDSLWIFNKRDKSGAHNAGYWGNFIPQIPNQLLKRFTKKGDWVLDPFAGSGTTLIECKKLGRNALGIDLSDKAINLCNENLGKEKKSFDVSVETLTADSSEVDLKKFLIKYQIKYFQFIIMHPPYWDIIKFTSEKKDLSNAATTEEFLKMFGKVLDNIFPFLEKKRHLAVVIGDKYSNGEWVPLGFLIMEEVLRRNFKLKSIIVKNFEDTTAKRNQKELWRYRALVGGFYIFKHEYIFLFQKR
- a CDS encoding LOG family protein; this translates as MERTVTIFGSAKPKPGDPQYEFAYQLGSRLAEEGFNICTGGYAGIMEAASKGAYDKGGLVYAVTVDIWSSTPNPFITIEVRGKTLFERIEKLIEMGDAYIVLQGGTGTFLELAAVWEYANKKLQPPKPIVCHSEMWKTVVEVLDKQMQFEGRETGIVKPCESIDEIVTYLKSKLKIT
- a CDS encoding YceI family protein, which codes for MKKILSSVTLLIFLFTSISFAQGFKVKASGEQTFNFADRGGRNQASFFSTTPLEDIRGLSNDVKGNITFNLNDIKSLKGKISVSTASIKTGIDLRDEHLRSADWLDADKYPEITFTIKSVKEVKQVTDNQLQIKVVGDFTLKGKTKEITADATLTYLDESEQTKMRAPGDLLGVKATFNVNLSDFGVKNKIVGQKVAENIEVNVNIVGSNKAN
- the lhgO gene encoding L-2-hydroxyglutarate oxidase yields the protein MSTQYDIIFIGGGIVGTASALKLLEKKKLRILLLEAEDSLAKHQTGNNSGVIHSGLYYKPGSLKALNCTRGREMLYQFCEEHSIPHQRCGKIVVATDESELPQLKMLEERGIANGLVGIKRLTKEEIKEYEPYSNGIEALYVPQTGIVDYVAVTNKYAKLIIKNGAEIKLNSKVVSIKVNCNQIVVCTEEDEFKSKYLVNCGGLFSDKIARISGINPDVKIIPFRGEYYELKEEKQYLVKNLIYPVPDPQFPFLGVHFTRMIRGGVEAGPNAVLAFKRTGYKKSDVDISHLVEMLLYPGFWKMARKHYRMGFEEFKRSFSKKLFVKSLQKLISELTEDDIIPGDAGVRAQALDRNGKLLDDFRIIQTDKMIHVLNAPSPAATASLSIGDTISEMIIKTFKLN